Proteins from a genomic interval of uncultured Desulfuromusa sp.:
- a CDS encoding DUF3995 domain-containing protein encodes METIAIILVISFVGLAALHLYWALGGKFGMSAALPEIDGAPVFTPGAAATIAVAFVLAGFALIALVLGFGASYAAALTPYAVLLGFAVGGVLVLRAVGEFKYVGFFKRVKGSKFATYDSWLFSPFCLLAGGAFLALAADRI; translated from the coding sequence ATGGAAACAATAGCGATCATTCTCGTCATATCGTTCGTCGGATTGGCGGCGCTGCATTTGTATTGGGCGCTCGGTGGAAAGTTCGGAATGTCAGCAGCCCTCCCTGAGATAGATGGAGCACCAGTCTTCACGCCTGGAGCAGCAGCAACGATTGCGGTTGCATTCGTGCTCGCTGGCTTCGCCCTAATTGCGCTCGTCCTCGGGTTCGGGGCCAGTTACGCCGCGGCGCTCACTCCTTATGCTGTCCTTCTCGGCTTCGCAGTCGGAGGCGTACTCGTCCTGCGGGCGGTTGGCGAGTTCAAGTATGTTGGTTTCTTCAAGCGTGTGAAGGGCTCGAAGTTCGCAACGTATGACAGCTGGCTGTTTTCGCCTTTCTGCCTGTTAGCTGGCGGGGCATTTTTAGCACTGGCGGCAGACAGGATATAA
- a CDS encoding ABC transporter permease, giving the protein MGRKRDITLAAIILFLIWEAVALLLNSMALPQPWEVLVDVLGKIADGRLVDDFLISALRAVLGIFLAFAAAVPLGLVVGAEPSWRKRVSPFIYLLYPIPHVVLLPLVIILFGIGEFSKIFLIALIVFFQVLVTTRDGAKNIHQNYFYSMKTLGATPFQIYRHLVLPATLPRILTAMRISIGTAVAILFFVESFATSKGLGYIIMDSWGQSDYISLYTGIFSMAILGFILYMLLDRMEQRICRWKIVS; this is encoded by the coding sequence ATGGGGAGAAAACGTGACATCACTCTTGCCGCTATTATTCTGTTCCTGATCTGGGAGGCTGTCGCACTGCTGCTCAATTCCATGGCCCTGCCGCAACCCTGGGAGGTGCTTGTCGATGTCCTGGGGAAAATCGCTGATGGTCGCCTGGTCGATGATTTCCTCATCAGTGCCCTGCGGGCGGTATTGGGGATATTCCTCGCTTTTGCCGCCGCAGTGCCCCTGGGCCTTGTCGTTGGCGCGGAACCTTCATGGCGAAAACGGGTCTCCCCTTTCATCTATCTGCTCTATCCCATTCCCCATGTTGTCCTGCTGCCACTAGTCATTATCCTGTTTGGCATCGGCGAGTTTTCAAAGATATTTTTGATTGCTTTGATCGTCTTCTTTCAGGTGCTGGTGACAACCCGAGACGGTGCGAAAAACATCCATCAGAACTATTTTTATTCCATGAAAACCCTTGGTGCGACGCCATTTCAAATCTATCGCCATCTGGTTCTGCCGGCGACATTACCAAGAATCCTGACCGCCATGCGGATCTCCATCGGCACCGCCGTTGCCATTCTGTTCTTCGTCGAATCTTTTGCGACCTCAAAAGGGTTAGGCTACATCATCATGGATTCATGGGGTCAATCAGACTATATCTCTCTGTACACAGGGATTTTTTCCATGGCCATTTTAGGCTTTATCCTCTACATGCTCCTCGACCGGATGGAACAACGGATCTGTCGCTGGAAGATCGTCAGCTAG
- a CDS encoding ABC transporter ATP-binding protein — protein sequence MKSLRRLYGFLHPYRFPSVVALLLLIAMVAADLLIPHLTQRIIDQGIGANDLHIVITTALLMAGAALLSACFAIANNYLSVRVAMSFGADLRSALVRKTQSFSFANLDTLQTGKLIVRSTSDVNAVQFIVMLSLRILTRAPIWALGAIVMLVITSPQLALIMLIFVPLIILLVWLFGRKAQPMFLHVQQLLDRLNIVLQENLAGIRVVKAFVRSNHEVERFGDANEELMSGTINVARLMAVFSPFMLLVLNLAVVAAVWLGGTSAISGEMTVGEVVAAINYLSFALFPILMLSAMLGPVSAADASARRILEVLDAETQTLPAHAVHLDRPQGRIAFKKVSFRYPGENSEPVLTDISFVVEPGETVAIVGATGSGKSTLIHLLPRFYDVSAGQITFDGIDVRDLDPAELRSHIGIALQEAILFSSSIADNIRYGRREADDEEVRAAAKAAQADTFIEAFSDGYATLVGQRGVTLSGGQRQRISIARALLVNPQVLILDDSTSALDIETEIKLQDALDALITASHSAITRIIVAQRISTVLLADKIVVLEQGRVSAIGNHQQLLQESEVYRDIYRSQLGEPPTAKGGSHD from the coding sequence ATGAAGTCCTTGCGCCGCCTTTATGGTTTTTTACATCCTTATCGCTTTCCCTCGGTGGTCGCCCTGCTGCTTCTTATTGCCATGGTCGCTGCCGACCTGCTCATCCCCCATCTGACACAACGCATCATTGACCAGGGGATCGGTGCTAATGACCTCCACATCGTGATCACCACCGCTCTGCTCATGGCCGGAGCGGCACTCCTCTCCGCTTGCTTCGCCATCGCCAATAATTATCTCTCAGTGCGAGTTGCCATGTCCTTCGGTGCTGACCTGCGGAGCGCCCTGGTCCGCAAGACCCAGTCCTTTTCCTTTGCCAACCTCGACACCCTGCAAACCGGCAAACTCATCGTTCGCTCAACCAGTGACGTCAACGCGGTACAATTTATTGTTATGTTGTCGCTGCGTATTCTCACCCGGGCTCCGATCTGGGCCCTCGGCGCGATTGTCATGTTGGTTATCACCAGCCCACAACTTGCTCTGATCATGCTGATCTTTGTCCCGCTTATTATCCTGCTGGTCTGGCTCTTCGGTCGCAAGGCCCAGCCAATGTTCCTGCATGTTCAACAGCTGCTTGACCGACTCAATATTGTGCTTCAGGAGAACTTGGCGGGAATACGGGTGGTCAAGGCTTTTGTCCGCAGCAACCATGAGGTGGAGCGTTTCGGTGACGCCAATGAAGAGTTGATGTCCGGAACCATCAACGTTGCCAGACTGATGGCGGTTTTCTCACCGTTTATGCTGCTGGTCCTTAATCTGGCTGTGGTTGCCGCGGTCTGGCTTGGCGGCACTTCAGCAATCAGCGGTGAAATGACGGTTGGCGAGGTAGTCGCAGCAATCAACTATCTCTCCTTTGCCCTCTTTCCGATCCTCATGCTCAGCGCCATGCTCGGGCCAGTCTCTGCGGCGGATGCCTCGGCACGACGTATTCTTGAAGTCCTTGATGCCGAAACTCAGACGCTCCCAGCCCATGCCGTTCACCTCGACCGGCCACAGGGACGGATCGCTTTTAAGAAGGTCTCCTTTCGCTATCCGGGAGAGAACTCCGAACCGGTATTGACCGATATTTCCTTCGTCGTTGAACCGGGGGAGACGGTCGCCATTGTCGGTGCCACCGGATCAGGTAAGTCAACGCTGATTCACCTTTTACCCCGTTTCTATGATGTCAGCGCCGGGCAGATTACCTTCGATGGTATCGACGTGCGCGACCTCGATCCTGCCGAACTACGCTCACACATCGGCATAGCCCTTCAGGAGGCAATCCTCTTTTCCAGCAGTATTGCCGACAACATCCGCTACGGCCGCAGAGAAGCCGATGACGAGGAAGTGCGCGCAGCTGCCAAAGCAGCTCAGGCAGACACCTTCATTGAAGCGTTCTCCGACGGCTATGCAACATTGGTCGGCCAGCGCGGAGTGACTCTCTCCGGCGGTCAACGCCAGCGGATCTCCATCGCCCGGGCGCTGCTGGTGAATCCCCAGGTGCTGATTCTCGATGACTCGACCAGCGCCCTTGACATTGAAACCGAGATCAAACTGCAAGATGCTCTGGATGCACTGATCACCGCCTCACACAGTGCCATTACCCGAATCATCGTTGCCCAGCGCATCAGCACTGTTCTCCTCGCCGACAAGATCGTGGTTCTGGAACAAGGACGCGTCAGCGCCATCGGCAACCATCAGCAGTTGCTACAGGAGAGTGAGGTTTACCGCGACATTTACCGCTCCCAGCTTGGTGAACCGCCAACGGCAAAAGGGGGAAGCCATGACTGA
- a CDS encoding methyltransferase, protein MTNVTKSYDRQAENYDEFIKKLVPDYEVFQNLLPNFIGAAAKVLDIGCGTGNTALKLRQQNPSLQLTCLDTSPQMLEIARNKLGNQHNYVETSIEKFDPQEQFDAITSVMVMHNIQTTADRLGAYRKIYGALKPGGQYLSVDIFKGESDRLQDVYMMLWRQFMLQSLLESEIDEKWLPLHREKDKPLKLFDQIEILNKTGFKTVDIAHKRFQFAMLIAQK, encoded by the coding sequence ATGACAAACGTAACTAAATCTTATGACAGACAAGCCGAAAACTACGATGAATTCATAAAAAAACTGGTCCCTGATTATGAAGTATTTCAAAATTTGTTGCCGAATTTCATTGGCGCTGCGGCCAAGGTTTTGGATATTGGCTGTGGAACAGGAAATACAGCTTTAAAGCTGCGACAACAGAATCCTTCTTTACAACTAACCTGCCTCGATACCTCTCCGCAAATGCTGGAGATTGCAAGAAACAAACTAGGAAATCAACATAACTATGTAGAAACTTCGATTGAAAAATTTGATCCACAAGAACAATTTGATGCGATCACCTCTGTCATGGTAATGCACAATATCCAAACAACTGCAGATCGTCTTGGAGCATATCGCAAGATCTATGGTGCATTAAAACCCGGTGGACAATATCTTTCTGTTGATATTTTTAAGGGAGAGTCAGACCGATTACAAGACGTCTACATGATGCTGTGGAGGCAATTCATGTTGCAAAGCCTCCTGGAAAGTGAAATTGACGAGAAGTGGCTTCCGTTGCACAGAGAGAAAGATAAACCGTTAAAACTTTTTGATCAAATAGAAATACTGAACAAAACAGGCTTCAAAACTGTTGATATTGCCCATAAACGTTTTCAATTTGCCATGTTGATTGCCCAAAAATAA
- a CDS encoding MarR family transcriptional regulator: MANLSEAPQNQTLGQVLAHVSRLVGRRRSTKLAGIGLHHAQGMILSQLWRNDGLPQLELARALHIQPPTASNTLQRMERDGWVTRRREDADQRVVRVYMTEKARNLHEELRALFRELDHELSSALTVQEQKDFKKTLLKVHDYLAATAEEPCCPPQAPETSKGQKK; the protein is encoded by the coding sequence ATGGCGAATCTATCGGAGGCTCCTCAAAATCAAACCCTCGGCCAGGTACTGGCTCATGTCAGCCGACTCGTCGGTCGACGCCGGAGCACCAAGTTGGCCGGCATCGGCCTGCACCACGCCCAGGGGATGATTCTTTCTCAGCTCTGGCGCAACGACGGTCTCCCCCAGTTAGAACTGGCCCGCGCTCTGCATATTCAGCCACCCACAGCGAGCAACACTTTGCAACGTATGGAACGTGACGGCTGGGTGACACGACGCCGGGAAGATGCAGACCAGCGGGTCGTCAGAGTTTACATGACCGAAAAAGCGAGGAACTTACACGAAGAGCTCCGTGCTCTGTTCCGGGAGTTGGACCATGAACTCTCTTCAGCACTGACAGTGCAGGAGCAGAAAGATTTCAAAAAAACACTGTTGAAAGTCCACGATTATCTCGCAGCAACAGCAGAAGAACCATGTTGTCCTCCGCAAGCGCCGGAGACCAGTAAGGGGCAAAAGAAATGA
- a CDS encoding ABC transporter ATP-binding protein, whose amino-acid sequence MMIDIRSVNLSYGTENEKKEILNNISFAIKPHSTCAIIGPSGCGKSSLLFLLAGLRQPDTGTIVIDGDPRCGTMLQNYGLFPWKTVVQNIGLGLILRKMNKEKIAEKVAVLIEEMGLTGFDDYFPSQLSGGMQQRVALARSLAIEPEILLMDEPLSSLDALTRERLQNLFLQIHKKKQMTSVIVTHSIEEAVFLGNTIVVLSERPARVLQIVDNPQAGDLSYRGQEHFYKRCNMLRNLLREDDNGEKT is encoded by the coding sequence ATGATGATTGATATCCGTTCAGTGAACCTCTCCTACGGAACGGAGAATGAGAAAAAAGAGATCCTGAACAATATTTCCTTTGCGATAAAACCACACAGTACCTGTGCCATCATCGGGCCGTCCGGTTGCGGCAAATCTTCGCTTCTCTTTCTGCTCGCCGGTCTCAGGCAGCCTGACACCGGAACCATTGTCATTGATGGGGATCCCCGCTGCGGGACAATGCTGCAAAACTATGGCCTTTTCCCCTGGAAAACAGTCGTGCAGAATATCGGTCTGGGATTAATCCTGCGCAAGATGAACAAAGAGAAGATTGCAGAGAAGGTCGCGGTATTGATAGAAGAGATGGGACTGACGGGGTTTGACGATTACTTTCCCTCGCAGCTCTCAGGAGGGATGCAGCAGCGGGTCGCTTTAGCCCGCTCTCTGGCGATTGAACCCGAAATCCTGCTAATGGACGAGCCTCTGTCTTCTCTGGATGCTTTAACCAGAGAACGGTTGCAAAACCTCTTTTTGCAGATTCATAAAAAAAAGCAGATGACCTCGGTTATCGTTACCCACTCTATTGAAGAAGCCGTTTTCCTCGGCAATACCATTGTCGTCCTCAGCGAACGGCCCGCCAGAGTTCTACAGATTGTCGACAACCCTCAGGCCGGAGACCTCTCTTACCGCGGCCAGGAACACTTCTATAAGCGCTGTAATATGCTGCGTAATCTTCTCAGGGAGGATGACAATGGGGAGAAAACGTGA
- a CDS encoding MarR family transcriptional regulator, which translates to MFEECLYFNSNALARAVTRIWTEAYKPFGLSPPHAFLLRVVLARPGLMPRELALELALSRSTVTRFLDSLEKRGFIAREMTAVDGREVHVFPTETAKGLHCELDATGKKLSQRMADIIGWEDLSLTVSNLRQMREFIEG; encoded by the coding sequence ATGTTCGAAGAATGTTTATACTTTAACAGCAATGCTCTCGCACGTGCGGTCACCCGGATTTGGACGGAGGCTTACAAACCATTTGGGCTTTCTCCGCCGCATGCGTTTCTGTTACGTGTCGTTCTCGCCAGGCCGGGGCTGATGCCGCGCGAACTGGCACTGGAGCTGGCTCTTTCACGTTCAACAGTGACCCGTTTTCTCGACAGTCTGGAAAAGCGCGGCTTCATTGCTCGGGAAATGACAGCCGTGGACGGCAGGGAAGTTCACGTTTTTCCGACTGAGACGGCAAAAGGACTCCATTGCGAACTTGATGCGACCGGGAAAAAGTTGTCCCAGCGCATGGCTGATATTATCGGGTGGGAGGATTTGTCTCTGACGGTGTCGAATTTGAGACAAATGAGAGAGTTCATAGAGGGCTGA
- a CDS encoding MetQ/NlpA family ABC transporter substrate-binding protein: protein MMKILLLLIVALLLSLPVAAAEQLKIGLLLIEDSIPFWVAKQENYYQQQGVNVELIPFLSALERDSALAVGAIDGAISDPVGAILFDKGTGRLKITSLGLGKTPAEGVFVILAAPKSDLTTVEQLKGVEIAVSNSTIIEYVTDKLLENEGFSPDDINKIEVKKMPIRMQMLLSNSVAAATLPEPLASIAVAKGAHALLKDSDAQQSLSQTVIIFRSEVLTQKKMAVQKFFKAYRDAVKSINASPEKFRPLFLEKGRIPAFMAADYPIPVYPDPEPFSIDLYQPIISWLAAKGLADEIAYEKMVSQDFMSAQSHDD, encoded by the coding sequence ATGATGAAAATACTTCTACTGTTGATAGTGGCCTTGTTGCTATCCCTCCCCGTCGCAGCAGCCGAACAGTTAAAAATCGGTCTGTTGCTCATTGAAGATTCGATCCCTTTCTGGGTTGCCAAACAGGAGAACTATTATCAGCAACAAGGTGTGAATGTTGAATTGATCCCATTTCTCAGTGCTCTGGAGAGGGATTCCGCCCTTGCTGTTGGTGCGATTGACGGGGCCATCAGCGACCCCGTTGGAGCGATTCTATTTGATAAAGGAACCGGCAGGTTGAAAATAACCTCTCTCGGACTGGGGAAAACTCCCGCCGAGGGTGTTTTTGTTATCCTTGCCGCACCGAAGTCGGACCTTACAACAGTTGAACAGCTTAAAGGGGTTGAGATTGCTGTTTCCAATTCCACCATTATTGAATACGTCACCGATAAGCTCCTGGAAAATGAGGGGTTCAGTCCCGACGACATCAATAAAATAGAAGTCAAAAAAATGCCGATCCGGATGCAGATGCTGCTTTCAAATTCTGTAGCAGCGGCAACCCTTCCGGAACCGTTGGCGTCCATTGCTGTAGCGAAAGGAGCTCATGCGCTTTTGAAAGACAGCGATGCGCAACAAAGCCTCTCCCAGACGGTTATTATCTTTCGCTCCGAAGTTCTGACCCAGAAAAAAATGGCGGTACAAAAATTCTTTAAAGCTTATAGGGATGCGGTCAAAAGCATCAACGCTTCTCCTGAAAAATTTCGCCCCCTGTTTCTGGAAAAAGGTCGTATCCCTGCCTTTATGGCTGCCGACTACCCCATTCCTGTTTACCCTGACCCCGAACCCTTCAGCATCGATCTGTACCAACCGATTATCTCATGGCTGGCGGCAAAAGGGTTGGCCGACGAGATCGCCTATGAAAAAATGGTGTCCCAGGATTTTATGAGTGCCCAATCACATGATGATTGA
- a CDS encoding tautomerase family protein, translating to MPYINIRVGSRLNSLQKSNIQNRTTDLMNRVMGKRREVTVVHIDESVPALWAVDGKGLKEEAPVAVYVDIKVTQGTNSAEEKAQMIARTVTMLKEEIGAIQEACYVLINDIPANSWGYDGISQAERADKRLKD from the coding sequence ATGCCGTATATCAACATCCGTGTAGGCAGCCGCTTGAACAGTCTTCAGAAGAGCAATATTCAGAACAGAACGACAGATCTTATGAACAGGGTCATGGGAAAGCGCCGTGAAGTGACGGTGGTCCATATCGATGAATCGGTTCCAGCCCTCTGGGCTGTTGACGGGAAAGGACTCAAAGAGGAGGCCCCTGTTGCCGTTTATGTCGATATCAAGGTGACTCAGGGGACCAATTCAGCGGAAGAAAAGGCACAGATGATTGCCAGGACAGTGACCATGTTGAAAGAAGAGATCGGTGCTATTCAGGAAGCTTGCTATGTGTTGATCAACGATATCCCGGCAAACTCATGGGGCTACGATGGGATATCGCAGGCCGAACGGGCTGACAAACGATTGAAGGATTAA
- a CDS encoding methylated-DNA--[protein]-cysteine S-methyltransferase has product MPDDYQRIAQAIHFLREAAPEQPSLDRIAAQLGLSPYHFQRLFRRFAGVSPKRFLQHLTTEHAKQLLQQSTSILDTSFHVGLSGPGRLHDLLVNVEAVTPGEYKSGGVDLHIDYAVHPTPFGQCFIAITERGICRLEFIDSPADQSAGQRLQKSWPKALLKEDRVKTEAVIQQVFNRDQSPDNKPLLLLLQGTNFQLKVWQALLKIPPGCITSYGYLAEKLGQPSAGRAVGTAIGNNPISYLIPCHRVLRGDGGIGGYRWGIDRKLAILAKEFCEKQI; this is encoded by the coding sequence ATGCCGGATGATTATCAACGCATCGCCCAGGCTATACATTTTCTCAGAGAAGCCGCACCAGAACAACCATCCCTTGACAGGATTGCTGCACAGTTGGGATTAAGTCCTTATCATTTCCAACGATTATTTCGCCGTTTCGCCGGTGTCAGCCCTAAACGCTTTCTGCAACATCTGACTACAGAACATGCCAAACAATTATTACAACAATCAACGTCAATCCTGGATACGAGTTTTCATGTTGGCCTCAGCGGTCCGGGACGTCTTCATGATTTACTGGTTAATGTTGAAGCAGTCACCCCGGGAGAATATAAATCGGGCGGGGTTGATTTACACATTGACTATGCTGTCCACCCGACTCCTTTTGGTCAATGCTTCATAGCCATCACCGAACGTGGAATTTGCCGCCTCGAATTTATTGATTCCCCCGCAGACCAATCGGCAGGACAAAGACTCCAAAAGTCCTGGCCAAAGGCCCTGTTAAAAGAAGATAGAGTCAAAACGGAAGCGGTGATCCAACAGGTCTTCAACCGGGATCAATCTCCAGACAACAAACCACTTCTGTTACTCCTCCAGGGAACCAATTTCCAACTCAAAGTCTGGCAGGCCCTCCTGAAAATTCCTCCCGGTTGCATCACATCCTATGGCTATCTGGCCGAAAAACTGGGTCAGCCAAGCGCCGGCCGTGCTGTCGGAACCGCCATTGGCAACAACCCGATCAGCTATCTGATCCCCTGCCACCGGGTCTTGCGCGGAGACGGTGGTATTGGCGGCTATCGCTGGGGAATTGATCGCAAATTGGCGATTTTGGCAAAAGAATTTTGCGAAAAGCAAATCTGA
- a CDS encoding sodium:solute symporter family protein, producing the protein MVVTDSLFLLTFILTLVAILFLASGRRTKATNSGEFSLGGRQGGAWHVFGAITGTLVGGASTVGTAQLAFLYGFSAWWFTLGAGLACLFLGLFLAVPLRRSQVETIPEFIARYHGPRARLLSSLFAALGMFIQIVAQLLACGAVLAVLFDLSLLSSAMISALLVILFTLSGGMKSAGLTGMIKMALIYLTMIIAGVLAYHQSGGWGGLKESFPDFPWFSLFGYGVKKGVSDLVSMLVGVISTQTYLQAVFSARNGAAARGGALLSAVLIPPLGIFGIFVGLYMRQAYPEIESALALPTFISMNFPSPLAGVAFATLLIAAVGTAAGLALGVATTLKVDTLQRWMAGQRNELLLFRLLTVGIVATAFVLLLFNLGTAIMDWSFLSMGLRGATFCFPLLFAIFLSRISLPKAGLVSIICAPVSVVVTGLLNIEILPPLYIGLSLSLLIFLGGLVIRLMRGDSS; encoded by the coding sequence ATGGTTGTTACTGATTCACTATTTCTCTTAACCTTCATCCTGACTCTTGTTGCGATCCTTTTTCTGGCCTCCGGACGACGGACGAAAGCGACAAACAGTGGTGAATTTTCCTTAGGTGGCAGGCAGGGAGGGGCTTGGCATGTCTTTGGTGCTATCACCGGCACTCTGGTTGGTGGAGCTTCGACGGTAGGAACCGCTCAGTTAGCTTTTCTTTATGGTTTCTCTGCCTGGTGGTTTACGCTGGGAGCCGGTTTGGCCTGTCTTTTTCTTGGTCTTTTCCTGGCTGTGCCATTGCGTAGAAGTCAGGTTGAGACAATCCCGGAGTTTATCGCCCGTTATCACGGTCCCAGAGCACGTTTGCTCTCGAGTCTGTTTGCTGCACTCGGGATGTTTATTCAAATTGTTGCTCAACTGTTGGCTTGTGGCGCTGTTTTAGCGGTCCTCTTCGATCTTTCCTTATTATCCAGTGCGATGATTTCAGCCTTGCTGGTTATTCTCTTTACTCTCAGCGGTGGTATGAAGTCAGCCGGTTTAACGGGAATGATTAAAATGGCGTTGATTTACTTGACCATGATCATTGCCGGTGTGTTGGCCTACCATCAATCCGGTGGTTGGGGCGGGTTAAAAGAATCGTTCCCCGATTTCCCATGGTTCAGCCTGTTTGGTTATGGCGTCAAAAAAGGGGTCTCGGATCTAGTGTCCATGCTGGTTGGAGTGATTTCCACGCAAACCTATCTACAGGCTGTATTTTCAGCGAGAAATGGCGCTGCAGCTCGAGGTGGCGCGTTGCTGAGTGCGGTTCTGATTCCTCCTCTCGGAATTTTCGGAATCTTCGTCGGCCTTTATATGCGCCAAGCTTATCCTGAGATCGAGAGTGCTTTGGCGCTACCGACGTTTATATCGATGAATTTTCCTTCCCCGCTTGCAGGTGTCGCTTTTGCAACTTTACTGATTGCTGCTGTCGGAACAGCTGCCGGACTGGCACTCGGCGTTGCGACAACGTTGAAGGTTGATACCCTGCAGCGCTGGATGGCTGGTCAACGGAACGAGCTGCTGCTGTTTCGATTGTTGACCGTCGGGATTGTCGCAACTGCATTTGTTTTATTGTTGTTCAACCTGGGAACAGCAATTATGGATTGGAGCTTTCTGTCGATGGGATTACGCGGGGCAACGTTTTGTTTTCCTTTGTTGTTCGCTATTTTCCTGTCTCGTATCTCTTTGCCCAAAGCCGGTCTGGTTTCGATTATCTGTGCCCCTGTCAGTGTGGTTGTGACAGGCCTGTTAAATATCGAAATTTTGCCGCCACTCTATATCGGCTTGAGTCTTTCGCTGTTGATTTTTCTGGGGGGTCTAGTTATCAGATTGATGCGAGGAGACTCTAGCTGA